The Candidatus Zymogenaceae bacterium genome has a window encoding:
- a CDS encoding DUF3795 domain-containing protein, with product MEINKEWLAPCGLYCGVCAIMIAHRDDNQKFKERLCGIYGVTADEIRCEGCLSENPFKFCTMCHIKDCTKEKGYEGCYQCDEFPCEHIETFPIEVGKRVILRAVPQWREMGTEAWVAAEHARYTCPECGYELFRGAKRCRNCKTEVDMD from the coding sequence ATGGAGATCAACAAGGAATGGCTGGCCCCCTGCGGGCTCTACTGCGGCGTATGCGCGATCATGATCGCCCACCGGGACGATAATCAAAAATTCAAGGAGCGCCTCTGCGGCATATACGGCGTCACCGCCGACGAGATCAGGTGCGAGGGATGCCTTTCGGAAAACCCTTTTAAATTCTGCACTATGTGTCACATCAAGGACTGCACGAAAGAGAAGGGGTACGAAGGCTGCTACCAGTGCGATGAATTTCCCTGTGAACATATCGAGACCTTTCCGATAGAGGTGGGCAAACGGGTCATCCTCCGGGCCGTTCCCCAGTGGCGGGAGATGGGCACCGAGGCGTGGGTGGCCGCTGAACACGCCCGCTACACATGTCCCGAGTGCGGCTATGAGCTGTTCAGGGGCGCCAAGCGCTGCCGCAACTGCAAGACGGAAGTCGATATGGACTGA
- a CDS encoding DUF4332 domain-containing protein: protein MKYPIKDIEGIGPVYAQKLNAVGIRTTKDLLEQGRTPAGRDDLEKSTGIGHALILEWVNLSDLMRIKGIGEEYSDLLEEAGVDTVKELRNRNADNLYESIKETNSNKKLVRKLPSKNGVKSWVEQAKSLPPKVEY, encoded by the coding sequence ATGAAATATCCGATCAAGGACATTGAAGGGATCGGGCCCGTGTACGCCCAAAAACTCAACGCCGTCGGTATTCGAACGACGAAGGACCTTCTTGAACAAGGCAGAACCCCCGCAGGCCGGGATGATCTTGAAAAATCCACCGGCATCGGCCACGCACTGATCCTGGAATGGGTGAACCTTTCGGACTTGATGCGTATAAAGGGTATCGGCGAGGAATACTCGGACCTCCTGGAAGAGGCGGGAGTTGATACCGTCAAGGAATTGAGAAACCGAAACGCCGACAATCTCTACGAAAGTATCAAGGAAACCAACAGCAACAAAAAACTGGTCAGAAAGCTTCCCTCGAAAAACGGCGTGAAAAGCTGGGTGGAACAGGCGAAATCTTTACCACCGAAGGTGGAATATTGA
- the lysM gene encoding peptidoglycan-binding protein LysM: MGLFEFVKDAGEAILKGDEAEAQKPANIQDYLKKALGGKVKDLAVDMVGDMIKLKGDAENEDVLEKAILMAGNIAGVGKVETEEMKVGGAAGAQGIGSGGGGASEFYTIVKGDSLSKIAKKYYGDGNKYMKIFEANKEIIKNPDLIYPGQTIRIPPE, from the coding sequence ATGGGATTGTTTGAATTCGTAAAAGACGCCGGCGAAGCCATCCTGAAGGGTGACGAGGCCGAAGCGCAAAAACCGGCAAATATACAGGATTACCTCAAAAAGGCCCTGGGCGGCAAGGTCAAAGACCTGGCGGTGGATATGGTCGGCGACATGATCAAGCTCAAGGGCGACGCCGAGAACGAGGACGTCCTGGAAAAGGCCATCCTCATGGCGGGCAACATCGCCGGTGTGGGCAAGGTTGAAACCGAAGAGATGAAGGTCGGCGGAGCGGCCGGCGCCCAGGGTATCGGTTCCGGCGGCGGCGGCGCGAGTGAATTTTATACCATTGTCAAGGGAGACAGCCTCTCCAAGATCGCGAAGAAATACTACGGCGACGGCAACAAGTACATGAAGATATTCGAAGCAAACAAGGAAATCATTAAAAATCCGGACCTCATATATCCCGGGCAGACGATCCGCATCCCCCCCGAATAG
- a CDS encoding sulfite exporter TauE/SafE family protein — translation MELTHIIVLLLTGVVVGIVSGMLGVGGCFIMVPVQFWVLTSVGVDPTIAIRVAFGTNLLVVLPTALSGAYRHNKKNSVLWKQAITLGVLGGSAGFVGAFVASHLPGNVLKIIFGSAILLGSLRMITAKPMRAEGEINKNIVNYIVWGLILGFITGLIGIGGGVLIIPIMILFLNFNMLEAVGTSTGMMIFTAIGGALGYMLMGLGESGLPGYSIGYVNLLQWILLAGTSIPMAQVGARIAHKINQKTLKWIFIVVMVYMGLKMIGVFTWVGLPL, via the coding sequence ATGGAATTGACACATATAATTGTTTTATTACTGACAGGTGTGGTTGTCGGGATTGTCTCCGGGATGCTCGGTGTCGGCGGATGTTTCATAATGGTCCCCGTCCAGTTTTGGGTGTTAACATCAGTAGGCGTAGATCCAACCATTGCGATTCGCGTGGCTTTCGGTACAAATCTGCTTGTCGTCCTGCCGACCGCATTGAGCGGTGCCTACAGACACAATAAAAAGAATTCGGTTTTGTGGAAACAAGCGATCACTCTCGGAGTCTTGGGAGGCAGTGCTGGTTTTGTTGGCGCGTTCGTAGCTTCACATTTGCCGGGTAATGTTTTGAAAATCATATTCGGTTCTGCAATCCTCCTCGGTTCTTTGAGAATGATTACCGCAAAACCGATGAGAGCCGAAGGAGAAATAAACAAGAATATTGTCAATTACATTGTTTGGGGATTGATTCTGGGATTTATTACCGGTTTGATCGGTATTGGTGGTGGTGTGTTGATAATCCCTATCATGATACTATTTCTAAATTTCAACATGCTTGAAGCGGTCGGAACATCAACCGGAATGATGATATTCACCGCTATCGGTGGTGCTTTGGGTTACATGCTCATGGGATTGGGAGAAAGCGGTTTGCCCGGCTATTCAATTGGATATGTAAATCTTTTACAGTGGATTCTCTTGGCGGGAACAAGCATCCCCATGGCACAGGTTGGCGCTCGTATTGCCCACAAGATCAACCAAAAAACTCTAAAATGGATTTTTATCGTTGTAATGGTCTATATGGGATTAAAGATGATAGGTGTTTTCACCTGGGTGGGTTTGCCGTTATAA
- a CDS encoding TM0996/MTH895 family glutaredoxin-like protein yields MKKIQILGTGCPKCMKLAENAEKAARELGIDFELVKVSEIDEITSFGVMSTPALAVDGEVKLAGKTSSTEEIRNILNEE; encoded by the coding sequence ATGAAAAAAATTCAGATTCTGGGCACCGGCTGCCCGAAATGCATGAAGCTCGCCGAAAACGCCGAGAAGGCGGCCCGAGAGCTGGGGATAGACTTTGAGCTGGTGAAGGTCTCCGAGATAGACGAGATCACCTCCTTCGGCGTGATGTCGACCCCCGCCTTGGCGGTGGACGGAGAGGTGAAGCTCGCAGGGAAGACTTCTTCAACAGAAGAAATCAGGAATATACTAAATGAAGAATAG
- a CDS encoding permease, with protein MDTKQELKIAGIMAGVFLAAYFLPVGSDRFDNAILEGFYLLREYARLHVITCLVPAFFIAGAVTVFLSSEAVMKYLGAGAKKVVSYGVASVSGSFLAVCSCTILPMFAGIYRVGAGLGPATTFLYAGPAINILAIVLTLRVLGLEIGLARAVGAVVFSVVIGLFMHLIYRNEEREKAAAQANLPPAHVTRPLWQNALFFVALLIILVFANWGAPRGGSVVWEAIYNAKWIVTAIGGLALAVMLVMWFGVRWWKVGLGVVGTAAAALFFPGLPVVPFAAGMAALGVVTATDPIEDGETRQWFESTWDFAKQILPLLFIGVFVAGILLGRPGHEGIIPSAWISAALGGNSLAANLFASVAGAFMYFATLTEVPILQGLLGAGMGKGPALALLLAGPALSLPNMLVIKSVMGAKKTLVYILLVVVMSTAAGTFYGAIF; from the coding sequence ATGGACACGAAACAGGAATTGAAAATTGCAGGGATAATGGCAGGGGTGTTCCTCGCCGCTTATTTTCTGCCGGTGGGAAGCGACCGGTTCGACAATGCAATACTGGAGGGCTTCTATCTTCTGAGGGAATACGCCCGTCTCCACGTGATCACCTGCCTTGTGCCGGCGTTCTTCATCGCCGGGGCGGTGACGGTTTTTCTCTCCAGTGAGGCGGTGATGAAATACCTGGGCGCCGGGGCGAAAAAGGTTGTCTCTTACGGCGTGGCATCGGTCTCCGGCTCGTTCTTGGCGGTGTGCTCCTGCACGATACTCCCCATGTTCGCGGGGATCTACCGGGTGGGCGCGGGATTGGGTCCGGCCACCACGTTCCTCTACGCCGGTCCGGCCATCAATATCCTCGCCATCGTCCTGACGCTCAGGGTATTGGGCCTGGAGATCGGCCTGGCCCGGGCCGTGGGCGCCGTCGTCTTCAGCGTGGTCATCGGTCTCTTCATGCACCTGATATATCGAAACGAGGAGCGGGAAAAGGCCGCCGCCCAGGCCAATCTTCCCCCGGCCCACGTGACCCGCCCCCTGTGGCAGAACGCCCTGTTTTTTGTGGCGCTCCTGATCATCCTGGTCTTCGCAAATTGGGGCGCCCCCAGGGGGGGCTCCGTCGTGTGGGAGGCGATATACAATGCGAAGTGGATCGTCACGGCGATCGGCGGGCTGGCCCTTGCGGTGATGCTCGTCATGTGGTTCGGCGTCCGGTGGTGGAAGGTAGGCCTGGGCGTTGTCGGGACGGCGGCGGCGGCGTTGTTCTTCCCCGGCCTTCCGGTGGTCCCCTTCGCCGCAGGCATGGCGGCGTTGGGCGTCGTCACCGCCACCGATCCGATTGAAGACGGAGAGACACGGCAGTGGTTCGAGTCCACCTGGGACTTCGCCAAGCAGATACTGCCGCTTCTGTTCATCGGTGTCTTCGTGGCGGGGATCCTGTTGGGCCGCCCCGGCCACGAGGGAATCATCCCGTCCGCCTGGATCTCCGCCGCCCTGGGGGGAAATTCGTTGGCGGCCAATCTCTTCGCGTCGGTGGCGGGCGCCTTTATGTACTTCGCCACCCTCACCGAGGTCCCGATCCTCCAGGGATTATTGGGGGCGGGAATGGGAAAGGGCCCGGCCCTGGCGCTGCTTCTGGCGGGCCCGGCCCTGTCGCTCCCGAACATGCTGGTCATCAAAAGCGTCATGGGCGCGAAGAAAACCCTGGTGTATATCCTATTGGTGGTGGTTATGTCCACCGCCGCCGGGACGTTTTACGGAGCGATATTCTAA
- a CDS encoding winged helix-turn-helix transcriptional regulator, translating into MDDRTRRYLEEKSRVFKALGHPTRLFIVEELARGERCVHDLTEMIGADISTVSRHLSVLRNARIISDDKRGAQVFYSLAVPCVINFFSCVENVLDTVAEDIDAVRENRDTAGT; encoded by the coding sequence ATGGATGATCGGACCAGACGGTACCTAGAGGAGAAATCGAGGGTATTCAAAGCCCTGGGGCATCCCACCCGGCTTTTCATCGTGGAGGAGCTGGCGAGGGGGGAGCGGTGCGTCCATGACCTGACGGAGATGATCGGGGCGGATATCTCCACCGTCTCCCGGCATCTCTCGGTCCTCAGGAACGCCCGGATCATCAGCGACGACAAGCGGGGCGCCCAGGTTTTTTACTCCCTGGCGGTGCCGTGCGTGATCAACTTCTTCTCGTGTGTGGAGAACGTATTGGATACCGTGGCCGAGGATATCGACGCGGTCCGGGAGAACCGAGATACCGCGGGAACGTAA
- a CDS encoding long-chain-fatty-acid--CoA ligase gives MNLGGLVARNARTIPDKEGIIYEKNRYTWKEVNERVNAISNELIKQGVGKGDKVAMWMFNSDLFMLAFYGIVKAGGIAVPVNFRLAAPEAEYIFDDSDSVAVIFDDIFEEPIIEMKGRLKKVKNFYSAGPCRFTGCDALEEVIAKGSKDEPNVAVDEFDESEIIYTSGTTGRPKGAVLLHHSQMVITTTMASLVGLNPKDRLLHAAPLFHSAELNLYMNPGTYLGCTHVVNKEFWPPDKVLDLMVNEKITQFFGAPIMYTMLMGVPDFDKYDLSHVRFYGYGAAPMAAESVKNMMEKFKTTNFFCMCGFTEGGPGGVALLPEDQIRKAGAGGKYVVNMESRLVDEKGNTITEPDVVGELVVSGDTIMKGYYKRPEATADAIKDGWVYSGDLGVMDDEGYITLVDRKKDMIITGGENVYSKEVEDAIYENAKVVEAVIIGLPHPDWGETVTAVVVVKEGEEMTIEEMREFLKTRIADYKIPRKLEVIDALPRNVSGKVLKYQLRDQFKK, from the coding sequence ATGAATTTAGGAGGCCTGGTCGCACGGAATGCGCGTACGATACCGGACAAAGAGGGGATCATTTACGAGAAGAACCGGTATACCTGGAAAGAAGTAAACGAGCGGGTGAATGCGATTTCGAATGAGCTTATCAAACAGGGAGTCGGAAAAGGCGATAAGGTCGCCATGTGGATGTTCAACTCGGATCTCTTCATGCTTGCCTTCTATGGGATCGTCAAGGCCGGCGGGATAGCCGTCCCGGTCAATTTCAGGCTGGCGGCCCCGGAAGCTGAATATATCTTCGACGACAGCGATTCGGTGGCGGTCATCTTTGACGATATTTTTGAAGAACCGATAATCGAGATGAAGGGCCGCCTGAAAAAGGTGAAAAATTTCTATTCCGCGGGCCCGTGTCGTTTTACGGGGTGTGATGCTCTTGAGGAGGTGATCGCAAAAGGTTCAAAAGACGAGCCGAACGTTGCGGTTGATGAGTTTGATGAGAGCGAGATCATCTACACCTCGGGCACGACCGGACGACCGAAGGGCGCGGTGCTCTTACATCACAGCCAGATGGTCATCACGACCACCATGGCGAGTCTTGTGGGGTTGAATCCGAAAGACAGGCTGCTTCATGCGGCGCCGCTCTTTCATTCCGCGGAGCTCAACCTCTACATGAATCCCGGGACGTATCTCGGGTGCACCCACGTGGTGAACAAGGAGTTCTGGCCCCCCGACAAGGTCCTTGATCTCATGGTGAACGAAAAAATAACGCAGTTTTTCGGCGCGCCGATCATGTACACCATGCTCATGGGAGTCCCCGATTTCGATAAGTACGACCTGTCTCACGTGCGGTTCTATGGATACGGGGCGGCGCCCATGGCCGCGGAATCGGTGAAAAACATGATGGAGAAATTCAAGACGACAAATTTCTTCTGCATGTGCGGCTTTACCGAGGGGGGACCCGGCGGGGTCGCGCTCCTTCCCGAAGATCAGATCAGAAAGGCGGGGGCAGGTGGGAAGTATGTGGTGAACATGGAGTCGAGGCTTGTCGATGAAAAGGGAAACACCATCACGGAGCCGGACGTGGTCGGCGAGCTGGTTGTGTCGGGAGACACCATCATGAAGGGATACTATAAGAGGCCCGAAGCCACGGCCGACGCCATAAAAGACGGCTGGGTCTATTCGGGAGACCTGGGCGTCATGGACGACGAGGGATACATCACCCTGGTGGACAGAAAGAAAGACATGATCATCACGGGCGGTGAAAACGTGTACAGCAAGGAGGTCGAGGACGCCATCTATGAAAACGCGAAGGTGGTGGAGGCCGTCATCATCGGATTGCCCCATCCCGACTGGGGGGAAACGGTAACGGCGGTGGTTGTGGTAAAAGAGGGGGAAGAGATGACCATCGAAGAAATGAGGGAATTTCTCAAAACACGGATCGCAGACTATAAGATTCCCAGAAAGCTCGAGGTAATTGACGCGCTGCCGAGAAACGTCTCCGGAAAGGTGTTGAAATATCAGCTGAGGGATCAGTTCAAAAAATAG